agtcaagaAAACCTGTACGAAAGGCTTCAAGGTTGTAAAAGAATTATGAGGAATGGAAGCCAAGAGAAATTGACAAGTGCAGCTACCAAGTGTTTACCTGATTAATCAAAAAGGTAGAAAAAGTGCCTACTCAAGAGAATCCAGCTTTCTGCTCCTTCAGAGTACTTGCTAACCAGTCTAATCCCTCGTATAGCCCATCACCTTTAAGAGCACATGTCCCTTGTATATGCCATTTTCTATTTCTCAGATCATAGAGGCCAAGGCCTTCACAAACTTCCATAGGTGTCATTGCTCCTTTCTGGACAAATCAGAAGGATATAATCAAAGACTGACTAAACACAGCGATGCCCGGCAAATTACCCATCTGTTCAATTTTACAGATTAATGACTAGCTTTCACTTCAAAGGCAGCTGCTAATTACACACATGGAAAATCAATAGATAAACCACCCACTTTGAAGAGTCCGGGAATAACCATTTACCTGGACTACAGAGATGAAAAAACTAACTTAACTGCATGAAAGAGTGAACAGACAAAAACCCAAGGCTTGGCCTTCTTGAGCACTTGTatgcatatacatatgtatatagttACCATTACAAATGACTTTGAACCTGTGTGTGTATCACATGACTTACCAAGTCCTGTTTGTTAGCGAAAACCAAGATAACTGCATTAAGCATGAAAGGATCTCTGATGATGGTCTGCAAAAATTACAGCAGCACAGATGAAAGGGTAAGAACTTGGATCAGTAAGATATGAGTAATAACATTATCAAAGATACAACCTGAAACTCTTCTTTTGCCTTCCCGATTCTCTCTCGATCCAAAGAGTCAACAACATATATCTACATTAgttagaaacaaaaaataaataaataaataaatctttgagacatttaatgcataaaaatatgAAGAAATACCAACTGATATTCAACAGAAAAATGCATAATCAGAATTGAAGCAGAAAAGCAGAAATAAAATAGTCCAATGATGTCTGACAACATTGAAAAAGTTACCAGTCCATCGGAATTGGTAAAGTAATGCCTCCAGAGGGGCCTTAGTTTCTCTTGACCACCAACATCCCACACAGTGAAAATAACATTCTTATACTGCACCTTTTCCACATTGAAACCTGTGTGTCAGCAgaatataattgtcaaatagCTGTGGTCTGTACACATACCTACTTAGTAAGACACAATACCATCACAGCAATCAtccaataatttatttatgcTTGCAACCAAAATGGGAGGTCTTCCCAAATCTTAAACACAACAGTTctcataaattttttaaattttgacacTTCATTTTGAAAGTATGCCAGGACAGAtcaaatttaggaccaaaattgataaaaataacacaAGAGAAGACAGAAGACAGAAGACAGAAAGAACATAGTAAATACGGAGTAGAATTTTTATAGAACTGCAAAGTTGGCACTAATACAATCTAAAATGACCAACCTAATTCCTAGCAACATGATTCCCTCTTTCCCTTTTACAAAACCTATATTTCGTATATAAACTTACCAATGGTGGGAACTGTTGATAGAACTTCCCCTATGTGTAGTTTATACAATATAGTAGTTTTGCCAGCTGCATCGAGCCCAAGCATCACGACCTGTAGAAGCAAAATAATCAGAAACTCGCAATGGAGAAGGCAACTAGGAACCTATGAGAAAGACAGCTACAGTGCTCTCTCTTCACAGCTGCCGCACAAATACTAAACAATCTTATAATGTACAATCAGTGAATCAAATGCTGACACAAAAACTTACTACCACTTATGGTAAATGCAAACGATGGCTTAAATTAGGAACAGTAACAAGCaagcaattaaataaattaccaATGAGTCAATACAGCACACAGTGATATAGATACCTGCTAATAAACAACTACGGGAGAGATAAACAGTAATATTAAACGGGAGCTAATGAAGATGCAAACGAACTAATAATCAGAGGAGCTTATGAGTATGGTTTTACATACCCTCATCTCACTGTTGCCGAAGAAGGTATCGAAGAGTTTGCGGAAGGCTTGCCCCATAAGTCTATGTCTGTCTCTCTATACCTCCGTCTACGTTGCGAATCAAATGGAATTGCAGAGAGGAGTCGGCGATCGAAGAAAGAGAAGCTCAGCTATTACTGGAGTAGATGATCTGAATCAAAGAACAGAGTATATGAGTACGATTCagaagtgagagagagagacagagagcaGAGTACGTACATAGGCTTTCTTTAGGGAGAGAAAGGGTTGcgtctttctttattttctgtttCTAAACGAGTCTGCGTCTTTGatctttctttattttccatTTCCTTTCAACGTTCTCATCTGGAGCCGCCGTGGCGGCTTTCATTTTTCAGTTCAAATCTCGCGACCATTCCGTACTTCCGtatgaaattgaataaaatctaATTGGTGAAttgaatttaatatgaaatttgTACAGAGAAGTGATGTAACGAGGCTACGATCGAGCCATTCAGACGCACAACAATTAACCTTCTAATgttacttttagtctttttgcaACAAACCAAAAAGTGAGAAAGAAGATTTCGGAAAAGAGATAAAGAAATTGAACTCAAGCACCAAAGcccaattcaaaaatatatatatataagctgctctacaaataaacaaaaatgatggCTGCACAACCCGACAATTTTTGTATACAATACTCTCCTGTCTCAACCACTGGGGTTTCTGTAAAGGTCATTTCAACCATCCGTCCCAAACCTCAGAATTACAATACCACTAAAACCAGGAGCCGGATACAATAGCATGTTGTATTCACTAGATTAGAATCTAAGTAATCTACATTAGCCAGCTAATCCTCTTCCTTCGGTGGCCAAGTTGAGCCAGGAGATTGGAGATCCGTGAATCACAGCAACAAAGCAAGAACGTGAAAAACTGAGCAAAAAATACACGATCCTCCGGTTGTGACACAATAATCATCTCGAGGCAACCAGAACACTTGAGGACTATAAGACAAATGAAATTAGTCTAAGGAGCAAACACTTCCTGTTTTATAAATCCACCATCTCATCTTGTATCTCGTTGGGTGCAATTAGCCCTGGAATTGAAAGCATCCGTTGTCGATCCCTTTCTCTCTGAGCAGCAGCTTCTTCGGCATAAAGGTCCTTGTTGTCCTGCAAGAGGGAGGAGACAACAAAAATGGGATAAAACACTGCAGTAAACGAGCAACTTGGAAACTGAACACCAGAACAAGCTATCCTAGTTCCAATAAATAGGGTTTGAGTGAAAAGTAAAATCCAAAAACTAGAAAATTGCATTCAGTTAATCTAGACCATAATGGAACAACTACCTGGCTAACTGGTTTAATCCAAAAGCAATACCCTCTTCTCCAATATCCAaagtataaaatgaaaataagctAAAAGAGCAAAAGGGTCCAAACCTGGGCTGAGAATTCCTTTGATTGAGCAATAAAGTCACGAATGTGATTCTTGAATACTGAAGGGTCATTTGTTGATTCAAAGAGTCCACTAACAAATTGGGTGACCTATACAATTTCTGAATGAGTAATGCCCAGGAATATCAACATggaaatacaaaaattaagaaattctaTACCTCTGATGCAGTCATGTTGGGGAAAGATGAACTCAGAAGTTTAATGGTGAACTCACGTACAAACATCGCATTATTGGGATAAGCATAAGGAACAGTTGCATCCCATAGCGGCTCAGTCAATGGACCTGACTCTACCTGAAGAGAATTCATGACAAAAATTATACATGTTTGCATAAAAAATAACCATTTGTATTTAAATGCCAAGAAGTTCCATACCAGGCAAAATAAATGCTGCAACACCAACACATGTAACTTAAAGCCAGGTTTATGAAAGGTATCTGTCAGAACAGCAAAAATTTCTTGTTCAATGGTCAAAAAGTAAGTCCGGTAGAACTGGTTACAGAATTCTGATGCCTGTCAGATAATTACAAATAGTTAGTCCACACTACAAACCTTATTAACACAAGAAAAGACAAAGAAACCGGACTTACTTGAAAGTTCTTGAGCATCTCCAGCAAGAGGAGAAGTCCAGTTTCGGCAATATTTCTTTCGGTGTGCCGAAAAGCCCAAATGATGGAATCCATCACAAGCTTCACTTGCTGATTCAAATCAGAAAGAGTATAACAGTAAAACATAATATTCAAAATTCTGGATTATGGCATTATGCAGCGGGTGAAGTATGACAAGAACTAAGAAGATGACCCACATGGTCCATCTACAGGTGTTAGTGGAGAAACAAACCTCAGTTGACAGCCGAATCAAAGCAGGAAAACAATGAGTAGCAATTGCACGAAGTAACGAAAAGAACTTGAGCCGATGTTCTGGATAGTCCTCAAAATTCTTTGTAATCATCTGATACACGACAAAGGTAAAAAAGATTAGTATACAGCATTCAGGCATATCTTATTTTGACTGGATATCATTTTGTAGTGTGAGCGCAACACCAGTGCAACAACCCTCTCACCCCCacccctcaaaaaaaaaaaaaaagaaaaaaaaaaacctctctATTCCACACCCCAAGTTGTGTGAAACATAATTTGATATAAGAATCCTATTAACCTCTAAAGTACACTGGAAAACAGCTTCAAATATGCGAGGAACATCATCTAGCATTGCACCCTTGTACCTGTGGAAGGTAAATGTCAgacacaaaaataaattttacataaataTAGCACAATACAGATCTTGAAAATTGAACTCTATTTACAAATTCAGAATGCTTCACTGAAGGGAGATGGAAATCATGATATCGCTGCTCCAAAGCAGATAAAACCATAGATCGTCATTACCATCTCTTTATTGGGGAAGGAGGAGGGGAGGTGTCAAGTAGCTTACTTGTTTATAATAGTGGCAAAAAGAGAGAGAACTTCAGATTCTCTGGCATCAGGAACATTTCGAGCATAATCACCCAGAACTGGGTCCATCATTGGGGGTACAAATTGCTTTCCAATATGTGGTTGACCTTCGGCCTTATCCAAGAAGGTATCAATAAGCTTTAAAGTTTCCCTCTTCACGGAACTGGAAGTAAACATAAAAAAGTAAGAATATGTATTTAAGACAAGAACTGAAGTTCTAAATAACAGAACCTACCGTAAAAGTTTAACAACGGATGTCCGAGAGGCAAACGGCCCTCCTTGTGCAATACTCACTGAGATAAGCTCACTATACATTCTGTTGCAAGAATTCACAGTTTCAGCAAATCACCATTAGTTACTTAAAAAAGAGCACTAGTTTCAATTATTTTGGGACTGAAAAGGGAGGGGAATATAATTCATAGTCTATTAGCAAGATGCATATGCATACAATCTACAAATAGTTTGTGTATTTATAAATgggtattaattaaaaattaaaaagtaaaacaaatagGCAGTAATGCACTTTGATTTTGTACCTGTACACATTAAGCATGTCCAAAAAGATTAGAGTAATCTGTGGCAAGAAGAATGTTCCAAGCGAGCTGGCAGCACTAGTATTTGTCTACAAGCAAATCATTAAAAGTAACCCCTCTTTTATATTGGACTTAATATTATAGCAGGTATACTCTAGCAGAAGTTGAAAAGAATGATATTAAAATTTAGACCTAAAGAATGAGCAATCACCATAATGCAACAGTAGAAGGAATTGAcgacatttttaaatatatggaTACTTGTATGCGGACATGCATAGGTAACTCAAATGTACAATACAGAAGTCAATGGCTAGTATATGAATCGGATGGCATCTTCATTAACCAAAATCCCCCTCATATGACAATTGACAACCTAAAAACTATTAACAaaaatgaatatcaaaatattcaTAGGCAAAATTAGTTAAGGAAATACAAGCAACGTGCACACGGAGAGTAATTCACAAGAAAAACAACTGACTTCTAATCAAAAGATACACCATCCACAACAGAACTAATCAGAGTAATACAAGAGAAATGCAGTCATTAAACACCACAAATTGAAATAGATGAAAAGATACGTTAAAGTAGTACCTGTAATATATTAAGTACAGCCCTAATAACATCTTGATCTTTCAAAAAATCTACACTTTGCCGTGCCTGTCCTATAATCTCAGCCCATTTCTGCACAAGAAATTTGTTTGTAAGCATAAACTCATAATGACCTCTTAAGAATTGCATATACACCAAATGATATAAAAGTCAAGCTTTCTGAAACACGTCAGGATAGGTTCATGCCTGATTAGGAAGCTCCATCAACCTCTGCAAATATTCATCCCTCTTTTGAATATCAGATTCAGCTTGGATCATATGCCCAACCTAAGACGTTGCAGCAACAATAAGCACATTTAGAACAAATAACTTCATCTTAGAGGAAAAGGGGTGGATCATAAATTTAGAAATCGCATTCTTACAGATTCATAAAATGAATGAATCTGGTGTGGCTCTAAATCAACAATAGTTGTTGGGAGGCTCGTTAAGAGTTCTGATACAAATGGTTCATTCTCTCCAAGCTGAAAGCAATTACAGAAGCGGCTTATCAAAACCAGTTTCACTGTTATGTAAACATATTCTACAACAAATTGAAGTAAACACCAAACTTGCCTGAACAGTGACAAATTTACGTTTGCATTTTTGAACAATCTTCAGAAAAGTATCACAGGCCATATCCTACAGAATAAGACACAAGTAAAGATCCATTAAATTGCCGTAAGGCAAgtaaagaaatataaaatgaaactatacaTGCCATAAGTCCCCATTCACCTACATATACAAACCCAAAAAATGCagggaagaaagaaaatgacATTGGAAAGGGAGATAGAGTAGAACTATATTGAATGTGAAAAAGACCTGAACCCCAGGATGACTTTCGTGCATGAATTCAAACAGCTTGTTCACAACAGTCTTCAAGAACTTCCAATGAGCCCTCAAAAACCGTGGATATTGACCAACCACATACCTGCAGGTTAAAATTTAAGTTGCAAAGCAAACATAAACAagcaaaaatttttaaattacaaataaccATCCTAACACATCTTTAATCACCAATTGCAGGCATAAATTGTTGTGCAAGAAATTAACAACAGAAATACAAACTATTGTAATTGAGTAAAATAATTGTAGTGGAGAGAGCCTCTTAAACTGATATATTCATACATTATATTACTCGCAATGACTGCTTTGTTGTCTTTCCCTTTGGTAATCTCACACAGATTTAGCAAATCTCGTATGACCATAACAAGAAATCTGTTTTCCTGGAAAATTGAAAGCAATCAAAAACATGTGTAAAATTCATTACAACAGTAAGCCTTCTGGACAAATCATTAATTACAAGGGAATCATCAAGAAGCAATCTTCCAAAAACAGTGATGAGAAATCAAAGGATATCATGGCATCAAAAAGCAGAAATAGATCAGTCAGTGCACATGTaccaaaaaattacaaaatttaccTGCTCCTCCACCATTGATCCAGATATGGATCCAATTGCCCAGCACAATGTATTGAGATTGTTCCATGACCAGTCCTCACCATCCAgttgtttgcttagcttcttcaaCATCTGCAGCAACAGAACCGATCATATATATTAAGGAAGGACTAATCTACACGACTACACAAAGTTCAATCAATTGAGCAGTATAACAAAACCTGTTTTTCAGTATCTTCATGATCAAGATGTGAAAGGTAAATCAATGTTTCCCTCATGATCtgtaattttcaaattaaagacATTAGTAACCAATATAATATGTAAGAAACAACCacattttttcaaaacaaaatagaaCCAAATTATTCTATTAAAGATAGGAACAACATATTTCAAGTAATGATGCCTTGTGAAGCATAAGAAAGTTGAATAAAAAACCCTAGGCAAATATTTTTAAGAAATGAAACCCAAAATGCAGAGGGAGCAGAACATTATTATTCCAAAGACCTTATATTGTACAAGAACATCGTTATCCTTCATGGTCTCGCGAACAATATTGCCATTTTCATCTTCTACAATAAGGACCTCTTCAGGCTTTGCCATGCGACATATCATTAGAAGCCTCAACTTAGACATTGGACCAGCAAAAAGTTGTCGCCTCTGCATAAGTTGTGCAGCCAGGCCATCAACCATACCAGGAAGCATTGGTACCTGCAGATTCAAAAATAAAAGGTCTGCCTTAAAGAAAAGAGTTCACTAAGATTTTACCCTTTCCTATTTTATGATGATCACTGGAAGTTCACATATTACACAGATCTTGCACGAGGTAAAGCAAAATATTACAGAGTACTTAATTATATAGTTGAAGGCATCAAGACATTAACTAAAACCGAGACCCATCCCAAATTCATGCACAGAGCCAACTTGCTAAATACCTGTAGTCCCATCAGACTTGCAGTCATTGCAGGATTATCTGCATTATGATGGGCTTCATACAGTTCCAGAACCAAAGAATTCCAATAGTCCAGGCAGACCTATTaaaaccaaacactagcaatgaGAGAGATGAGATGAATAGAATTCAAAGATAATAT
This portion of the Ipomoea triloba cultivar NCNSP0323 chromosome 5, ASM357664v1 genome encodes:
- the LOC116018748 gene encoding ADP-ribosylation factor 2-like; translated protein: MGQAFRKLFDTFFGNSEMRVVMLGLDAAGKTTILYKLHIGEVLSTVPTIGFNVEKVQYKNVIFTVWDVGGQEKLRPLWRHYFTNSDGLIYVVDSLDRERIGKAKEEFQTIIRDPFMLNAVILVFANKQDLKGAMTPMEVCEGLGLYDLRNRKWHIQGTCALKGDGLYEGLDWLASTLKEQKAGFS
- the LOC116018747 gene encoding protein EXPORTIN 1A-like, whose translation is MAAEKLRDLSQPIDVALLDATVNAFYGTGSKEERAAADHILRDLQNNPDMWLQVVRILSSTQNLNTKFFSLQVLEGVIKYKWNALPTEERDGMKNYISDLIVKLSSDEATLRRERLYVNKLNIILVQILKHEWPARWKNFIPDLVAAARTSETICENCMAILKLLSEEVFDFSRGEMTQLKIKELKQSLNSEFQLIHELCLYVLSASQRTELIRATLATLHAFLSWIPLGYIFESPLLETLLKFFPLPAYRNLTLQCLTEVAALNFGDFYNAQYVKMYTIFMAQLQNILPPNTNIPEAYAHGNNDEQAFIQNLALFFTSFFKSHIRVLETSQETVNALLMGLEYLINISYVDDTEVFKVCLDYWNSLVLELYEAHHNADNPAMTASLMGLQVPMLPGMVDGLAAQLMQRRQLFAGPMSKLRLLMICRMAKPEEVLIVEDENGNIVRETMKDNDVLVQYKIMRETLIYLSHLDHEDTEKQMLKKLSKQLDGEDWSWNNLNTLCWAIGSISGSMVEEQENRFLVMVIRDLLNLCEITKGKDNKAVIASNIMYVVGQYPRFLRAHWKFLKTVVNKLFEFMHESHPGVQDMACDTFLKIVQKCKRKFVTVQLGENEPFVSELLTSLPTTIVDLEPHQIHSFYESVGHMIQAESDIQKRDEYLQRLMELPNQKWAEIIGQARQSVDFLKDQDVIRAVLNILQTNTSAASSLGTFFLPQITLIFLDMLNVYRMYSELISVSIAQGGPFASRTSVVKLLRSVKRETLKLIDTFLDKAEGQPHIGKQFVPPMMDPVLGDYARNVPDARESEVLSLFATIINKYKGAMLDDVPRIFEAVFQCTLEMITKNFEDYPEHRLKFFSLLRAIATHCFPALIRLSTEQVKLVMDSIIWAFRHTERNIAETGLLLLLEMLKNFQASEFCNQFYRTYFLTIEQEIFAVLTDTFHKPGFKLHVLVLQHLFCLVESGPLTEPLWDATVPYAYPNNAMFVREFTIKLLSSSFPNMTASEVTQFVSGLFESTNDPSVFKNHIRDFIAQSKEFSAQDNKDLYAEEAAAQRERDRQRMLSIPGLIAPNEIQDEMVDL